DNA from Devosia yakushimensis:
CGCGGGCGCGACGTCATCGTGCTCGACGACGAGATTGCCAGCGGCGGTTCGATGATCGAATTGCTGGGGCATTTGCGGGCCAATGGGGTGCGCTCGATCCGCATTGCCTGCACGCATGGCATTTTTGGCGGCAATGGTCTGCAACGGCTGGCCGCCGAGCCCGACCTGGCGGAAATCGTCTGTACCAATACGCTGCCTATCGCGCCGGAGCGGATGGTCGACAAGCTCACGGTTCTTTCGGTTGCGCCGGCCCTGGCCGAAGCCATGCGGCGCATCAATAGCGGAGAGTCGGTCAGCTCGCTCTTCCATGATGCGGTGCGGTCCGAACAGGCGGCCGCCGAATAGCGAAACCCCATGTTAAGGCATTGTCAGCCATACTGATCTGCGTTCAGTATCGGTTTGCTCATGCCCACCCGTCTCAAACGTCCGCCCTTCTGGCGTCCACTGGCAATGACCGTGGCGCTGCTGGGTTTTCAAGGCTATCTGGCCTATTCGGCAATCAGCGGGCAGTTCGGCATCGAGAACCGCGAGCAGATTCTTGCCGATATCGATGTCCTCAAATCCCGCTCGGCAGCACTGCAGGCGGAGATCGACGCTTTCCGCCATCGCTCGACCCTGATGGACAGCCGGCGGCTTGATCCTGACATCGTCACCGAGCGCGCCCGGGCGCTGCTGAACATGGCCAATGCAGATGACATTATCGTCATGGTTGATCCGGTGAGCGGTAAACCACTTTCCGGTAAATTTGATGAATTAGCCAAAGATCAGTTAAACGCAATTATCGCAGCGGATTCAATCCTCTAGCGATAGTTTCGTTTGCTTGATGGGCATTGCTTTGCGCCAATCGCTTGCACTATGATGCGCTTCTGTGGCCAATTCAGGCCCTGCGGCAAATCCATTTCCGATGCGGAGCGTTCCCCTATGGCGCGTAAGGCTGTGGCCACCAAGGCCAAGACGCAATCCAACATACCTCAGCTTACCAAGGAACAGGAGCTCGAAGCTTATCGCGAGATGCTGCTGATCCGGCGCTTCGAGGAAAAGGCCGGCCAGATGTATGGCATGGGCCTGATCGGCGGCTTCTGCCACCTCTATATCGGCCAGGAAGCTGTCGTCACCGGCATCACCATGGCTTCGGAAAAGGGCAAGGACGCCCAGATCACCGGCTATCGCGACCACGGCCATATGCTGGTCATGGGGCTGGACCCCAAGGGCGTCATGGCCGAGCTGACCGGGCGCCAGGGCGGCTTGTCGAAAGGCAAGGGCGGCTCGATGCATATGTTCTCCAACGAGCATCGCTTCTACGGCGGCAACGGCATTGTGGGCGCGCAGGCCTCGCTGGGGACGGGCCTCGGTTTTGCGGCCAAGTACAAGGGCGACGGCTCGGTTTCCATCGCCTATTTCGGCGACGGCGCGGCCAATCAGGGCCAGGTCTATGAGAGCTTCAACATGGCCAAGCTGTGGAAGCTGCCGGTCGTGTTCATCATCGAAAACAACAAATACGCCATGGGCACCTCGATCGAGCGCTCGTCGGCCACCACCGATTTCTCTCAGCGCGGCGCTTCGTTCGATATTCCGGGCGAGCAGGTCGACGGCATGGATGTGCGCATGGTCTATGAAGCGGCCAAGCGCGCCATCGAGCATGCCCGTTCGGGCAAGGGCCCGTTCATCCTCGAAATGCTGACCTATCGCTATCGCGGCCATTCCATGTCCGATCCGGCGAAGTATCGCACCAAGGATGAAGTGACCAAGTACCGGCAGGAACGCGACCCGATCGAACAGATCAAGGCGCGGCTGCTGGCGGAAGGTTACGCCACCGAAGAATCACTCAAGGCGACGGAAGCCGAAATCCGCGCCATCGTGACGGAAGCAGCAGATTTCGCGACCAATGATCCCGAGCCGGATGCGTCCCAGCTCTGGACCGACATTACGATCTCAGCCTGAGATCGATAGATGAGCGCGCTTCTCGGTGTGATCGTGCTGTTCACCGTATTGGCCCTGGCCATTGCGGTGGTCCAGGCTGTCGCGATCACCCGGCTTGCCCCGGCCAGCGAGCAGATCGGCTCGTTTTTTCCGCTCGGCTGGTGGAAGTTCGGCCAGATCGAGGCCAAGGCCGGCCCGCAAGCTGCGCGCCCCTTGGCTATCTACAAGCGCGCCGTCATCGCCTTTGCAATCTTTCTGGTGCTCGGGTTGATCCTGAGCGGTTGGTCCGCCAACCGTCCGGCACAGGCCGAGAGCACCACTGCCTTTGTTCAATCCAATCCTGAAATTCCTGCCCGCCGCGTGGCCGCGATGCCCGGCGCCCCCTCGCTGGAGAGTTAAATGCCCCAAATTCTGATGCCTGCGCTGTCGCCCACCATGGAAGAGGGCAAACTGGCCAAGTGGCTGGTCAAGGTCGGCGACACTGTCAAATCCGGCGACGTGCTGGCCGAGATCGAAACCGACAAGGCGACCATGGAAGTCGAGTCGGTCGATGAAGGCGTGGTCAAGGAATTGCTGGTTGCCGAAGGCACCGAAGGGGTGAAGGTCAATACGCCCATCGCCCTGGTTCTGGCGGAAGGCGAAACGGCGAGCGCGGCTCCCGCACCGCAAGCGGTAGCGGCAGCCGAACCGGCGCCGAGCATGGTGGAAGCCGAAGCGCCAGTGCCGGCGCCGGCTCCCAGCGTTCCGGCGGCGCCCGCTGCCCCCGCCTTCCAGGCCGCCAACGACCCTGACCTGCCCGAAGGCGTGGAAATGGTCGAGATGACCGTGCGCCAGGCGCTGAACGAGGCCATGGCCGAGGAACTGCGCCGCGACAAGGACGTCTTCGTCATGGGCGAGGAAGTCGCCGAATATCAGGGTGCCTACAAGATCACGCAGAACCTGCTGCAGGAATTCGGCCCCGAGCGCATCATCGATACCCCGATCACCGAGCACGGCTTTGCTGGTCTCGCCGTCGGCGCGGCCTTTGCCGGCCTCAAGCCGATCGTCGAATTCATGACCTGGAACTTTGCCATGCAGGCCATCGACCAGATCATCAATTCGGCCGCCAAGCAGCTCTATATGTCGGGCGGCCAGGTCACCGCGCCCATGGTGTTCCGCGGCCCCAACGGCGCCGCTGCCCGCGTGGGCGCCCAGCACAGCCAGGACTATTCGGCCTGGTACAGCCACGTTCCCGGCCTCACCGTCATCGCGCCCTATAGCGCCGCCGACGCCAAGGGCCTGCTGAAAGCCGCCATTCGTTCACCCAATCCGGTCGTCTTCCTTGAAAACGAAATTCTTTACGGCTCGACGGGCCTCGTCCCCAAGGTCGATGATTTCGTGCTGCCCATCGGCAAGGCCCGCATTGCCCGCAAAGGCGCCGATGTCACCATCGTTTCCTTCTCCATGGGCATGCGCTACGCCACCCAGGCCACCGAAAAGCTGGTCGCGGCCGGCGTTGATGTCGAACTGATCGATCTGCGCACGCTGCGCCCGCTCGACAGCGACACCGTGATCGCCTCGGTCAAAAAGACCGGGCGCCTGGTGACCGTGGAAGAGGGCTGGCCCCAGGGCGGCATCGGCGCCGAGATTTCGGCCCGCGTCATGGAACAGGCCTTCGATTATCTCGACGCCCCCGTCATGCGCGTGACCGGCAAGGATGTTCCAATGCCCTATGCCGCCAATCTCGAAAAGCTGGCGCTGCCCAACGTCGATGAAGTCATCGCGGCGGTCAATGCCGTGACGTACCGCTCGTAAGGAGAGACGAGATGCCGATTGAAATCACCATGCCGGCGCTCTCTCCCACGATGGAAGAGGGCAAGCTTGCCAAATGGCACGTCAAGGAGGGCGACAGTGTCTCTTCCGGTGACGTGATCGCCGAAATCGAAACCGACAAGGCCACGATGGAAGTCGAGGCCGTGGACGAGGGCAAGATCGGCAAGATCATGGTTGCCGAGGGCACCGAAGGTGTGAAGGTCAACGCTGTTATCGCCGTGCTGCTACAGGAAGGCGAGGACGCCGGCGCCATCGGGGCAGGGGCAAGCAAGGCTCCCGAGGCACCAAAGGCGGAAGCCCCCAAGGCTGAAGCTCCGGCCGCGGCTCCCGCGCCGGCAGTCAAGGCTCCCGAAGCCGCCCCGGCACCAGCACCTGCTGCTCCGGCCAAATCTGAAGGCGGCAAGATCTTTGCGTCGCCGCTCGCCCGTCGCCTGGCCAAAGAGGCCGGCATCGATGTTGCCAGCATTGCCGGCTCGGGCCCCAAGGGCCGCGTCATCAAGTCGGACGTGGAAGCGGTCAAGGCCGGCAAGGGTGCTACAAAACCCGCGCCCGCCGCAGCTCCGGCCGGTGCCACGCTTGCCGGCGGCATGAGCAAGAACCAGGTCATCGCGCTTTACGAGGAAGGCAGCTACGAGCTGGTGCCGAACGATGGCATGCGCAAGGTCGTCGCCGCGCGCCTCACCGAATCCAAGCAGACCGTGCCGCATTTCTATCTGACGCTCGACTGCAGGATCGATGCGTTGCTTGCGGCGCGTGAGCAGATCAATGCTTCTGCGCCTAAGAGCAAGGAAGGCAAGCCGGCCTTCAAGCTCTCGGTCAATGACTTCGTGATGAAGGCCTGGGCCGTTGCGCTGCAGCGCGTGCCTACCGCCAATGCAACCTGGGCCGGGGATTCGATCCTCTACCACAAGCGCAGCGACGTGGCGGTTGCCGTGTCGGTGCCCGGCGGGCTGTTCACGCCCGTGGTCAAGTCCTGCGATACCAAGACGCTTCGGGAAATCTCCGAAGAGGTCAAGGACCTGGCGACCCGCGCCCGCAACAAGAAGCTGGCCCCGCACGAATATCAGGGCGGCTCGTCCTCGGTATCCAATCTGGGCATGTTCGGCATCAAGGAATTTGCCGCGGTGATCAACCCGCCGCATGGCACCATCCTGGCGGTCGGTGTCGGCGAGGAGCGCGTCTATCCCGAGAATGGGCAGATCAAGATCGGCCAGTTCATGACCGTCACGCTCTCCTGCGATCACCGAGCCGTCGATGGCGCCTTGGGCGCCGAAGTGCTGGGCGTGTTCAAGGGGCTGATCGAAAATCCCGTGATGATGCTGGCCTAAGGGGCAGGGCGCATGAAAACAATCCTTGCCTACGGCGACAGCCTGACCTATGGCGCGGACCCCGGTGGCGGTCCGCGGCATGCCTATGAGGATCGCTGGCCGACCACGCTCGAGCAAGGGCTGGGCGGCAAGGCACGCGTGATCGCCGAGGGCCTGGGTGGCCGCGCCACCGCCTATGACGATTGGACGGCTGCCGCCGACCGCAACGGCGCGCGCATCCTGCCCACGCTGCTCGACAGCCACAAGCCGCTGGACCTGATCATCATCATGCTCGGGACCAATGATTTGAAGCCATTCGTCGCCGGTTCGGCTGCCTATGCTGCCCGCGGCGCACGGCGGCTGGTGGAGCTGACGCGTGGGCACTTTGCGGCGACCGGCGAAGCGGCTCCGCAAATTCTGCTCGTTTCGCCGCCGCATATCGTCGAGACGACCAACGAGAACATGCTGAGCAATTTCGGCGGGCTCGACCATCTGCTGCGCGAGTCGCATGACTTTGCCCGCCACTATCGCCGCCACGCCGACGAGACGGGCGTCGCCTTTTTCGATGCCGCGACGGCCGCCAAGGCCGATCCGCGCGACGGTGTCCATCTCGATGCGGCCAATACCCGCGCCATAGGCGCCGGGCTCGTGCCTGTCGTCAAATCCATACTCGGCCTCTAGGCCAAACTCTGGAGGCCAAAATGGCTGACCAATACGATCTTCTCGTTATCGGCGCCGGTCCGGGTGGCTATGTCGCCGCCATTCGCGGTGCGCAGCTCGGCATGAAGGTAGCCATTGTCGAGCGCGAGCACATGGCTGGCATCTGCTCGAACTGGGGCTGCATTCCCACCAAGGCGCTGCTGCGCTCGGCCGAAATCTACGGCCATATGAGCCACGCCAAGGACTATGGCCTGACCGTCGAAAAATTCGGCGTCGACATCGATGGCGTGGTCAAGCGCTCGCGCGCCATCGCCGCGCAGATGAACAATGGCGTCCAGTTCCTCATGAAGAAGAACAAGGTCGACATCATCTGGGGCGAGGCGGTCATCACCAAGCCCGGCGAGGTCAAGGTCGCCCCGACCAAGAAGGCCATCGTGCAGCCACAAGGCCCCGTGCCCAAAAATGCGCTGGGCGAGGGCATCTACAAGGCCAAGAACATTATCATCGCCACTGGCGCCCGCCCGCGCGTGCTGCCCGGCATCGAGCCCGATGACGATAAGATCTGGACCTATTTCGAGGCGATGAAGCCCGCCACCATGCCTAAATCGCTGGTGGTCATGGGCTCGGGCGCGATCGGCGTCGAATTTGCCTCCTTCTATCGCTCCATGGGCGCAGACGTGACAATCATCGAACTGCTGCCGCAGATCATGCCGGTGGAAGATGCGGAGATTTCCGGCCTTGCCCGCAAGCGTCTGGAAAAGCGCGGCATCAAGATCCTGACCGATGCCAAGGTCGCCAAGGTCGAAAAGACCAAGGACGGCGTGGTGGCTCATGTCGAACTCAAATCCGGCGAAAAGCAGCAGATCACCGGCGACAAGCTGATCTCGGCCGTCGGTGTGCAGTGCAATATCGAAGGGTTGGGGCTTGAGACCGTCGGGGTCAAGACCGAGCGCGGCGCCATCGTCATCGATGGCTATGGCAAGACCAATGTGGACGGCATCTGGGCCATTGGCGACGTCGCCGGCCCCCCGATGCTGGCCCACAAGGCCGAGCATGAGGCCGTCATTGCCGTCGAAAAGATTGCCGGCCTCAAGGTGCATGGCCTCGATAAGCTCAAAGTGCCCGGCTGCACCTATTGCGAACCCCAGGTCGCCAGCGTCGGCCTCACCGAAGCCAAGGCCAAGGAAGCCGGTCGCGAGATCAAAGTCGGGCGGTTCCCCTTCGTCGGCAATGGCAAGGCGATTGCCCTCGGCGAACCCGATGGCCTGGTCAAAACCATCTTTGATGCGAAAACCGGAGAACTCCTCGGCGCTCACATGATCGGCGCGGAAGTGACCGAATTGATCCAGGGCTTTGTCGTGGCGATGAATCTGGAGACGACCGAGGAAGAGCTGATCCACACCATCTTCCCGCATCCGACGCTGAGCGAGACGATGAAGGAAAGCGTGCTCGACGCCTATGGGCGCGCGCTGAATATCTAAGTGAAGGGCGAGAGCCCATCGGGCAGTCGGCAAGTAAGGAGTTATCCACATGGTCAAAGCTATCCAAGTCGGCCTCGGGCACTGGGGATTCAGCTGGACCAAGGAAGTTATCCCCAAAGTTCCCAATATCGAGATGGTGGGCTATGTCGATTCCAATCCTGACGCGGTCAAGCGCGTGCAGGACGAGCTTGGCGTCGATGAGAAAAGCTGTTTTCTGAGCCTCGAAGAGGCCGTGCAGGCCGTCCGCGCCGATCTCGCCATCTGCACCTTGCGCACCGAAGCGCATTATCCGGTGGTCAAGCGCTGTCTTGAACTGGGCCTCAATGTCATTGTCGAAAAGCCTTTCGCTTCGACTGTGGCGCAGGCCAAGGAATTGGTGGCGCTCGCCAAGGCCAGTGGCCGTGTTTTGATGGTCAGCCAGAATTATCGCTTCCAATCCGCGCCCATCGCCGCCGCCGAGCTGATCAGCGCCCGGAAATTCGGGGCGGTAAACCTGGTCTCCATCGATTTCCGGCGCCATGCCCCGACCCAGGGCTATCGCTATTGGGATATGCCCGATCCGCTGCTGGCCGATATGTCGATCCATCATTTCGACCTGATGCGCATGGTGCTGGGCGACGAGCCCAAGCGTGTGTCCTGCCGCACCTGGAATCCCGAAGCGAGCCCTTTCGGCTATCACCCGATTGGCGTGGCAACGCTGGAGTTCGAAAGGGGCACCATCGTTTCCTATCGCGGCAGCTGGATGAGCAGCGGCCCGGTAACGCCATGGTCGGGCGAATGGACCATGGATTGCTCGGAAGGTGAAATCATCTGGTCCTCCCGCGATCATTTCATGGGCAAGAGCGGTCCCGATCGTCTGAGCCTGCGGGCGCTCGACAAGGAAGCCGTTCCGGTCGCCCTGGCGCCCGTCCAATACACCGATCGCACCGGCACTCTGGCA
Protein-coding regions in this window:
- the lpdA gene encoding dihydrolipoyl dehydrogenase, whose protein sequence is MADQYDLLVIGAGPGGYVAAIRGAQLGMKVAIVEREHMAGICSNWGCIPTKALLRSAEIYGHMSHAKDYGLTVEKFGVDIDGVVKRSRAIAAQMNNGVQFLMKKNKVDIIWGEAVITKPGEVKVAPTKKAIVQPQGPVPKNALGEGIYKAKNIIIATGARPRVLPGIEPDDDKIWTYFEAMKPATMPKSLVVMGSGAIGVEFASFYRSMGADVTIIELLPQIMPVEDAEISGLARKRLEKRGIKILTDAKVAKVEKTKDGVVAHVELKSGEKQQITGDKLISAVGVQCNIEGLGLETVGVKTERGAIVIDGYGKTNVDGIWAIGDVAGPPMLAHKAEHEAVIAVEKIAGLKVHGLDKLKVPGCTYCEPQVASVGLTEAKAKEAGREIKVGRFPFVGNGKAIALGEPDGLVKTIFDAKTGELLGAHMIGAEVTELIQGFVVAMNLETTEEELIHTIFPHPTLSETMKESVLDAYGRALNI
- a CDS encoding pyruvate dehydrogenase complex dihydrolipoamide acetyltransferase encodes the protein MPIEITMPALSPTMEEGKLAKWHVKEGDSVSSGDVIAEIETDKATMEVEAVDEGKIGKIMVAEGTEGVKVNAVIAVLLQEGEDAGAIGAGASKAPEAPKAEAPKAEAPAAAPAPAVKAPEAAPAPAPAAPAKSEGGKIFASPLARRLAKEAGIDVASIAGSGPKGRVIKSDVEAVKAGKGATKPAPAAAPAGATLAGGMSKNQVIALYEEGSYELVPNDGMRKVVAARLTESKQTVPHFYLTLDCRIDALLAAREQINASAPKSKEGKPAFKLSVNDFVMKAWAVALQRVPTANATWAGDSILYHKRSDVAVAVSVPGGLFTPVVKSCDTKTLREISEEVKDLATRARNKKLAPHEYQGGSSSVSNLGMFGIKEFAAVINPPHGTILAVGVGEERVYPENGQIKIGQFMTVTLSCDHRAVDGALGAEVLGVFKGLIENPVMMLA
- a CDS encoding Gfo/Idh/MocA family protein, with translation MVKAIQVGLGHWGFSWTKEVIPKVPNIEMVGYVDSNPDAVKRVQDELGVDEKSCFLSLEEAVQAVRADLAICTLRTEAHYPVVKRCLELGLNVIVEKPFASTVAQAKELVALAKASGRVLMVSQNYRFQSAPIAAAELISARKFGAVNLVSIDFRRHAPTQGYRYWDMPDPLLADMSIHHFDLMRMVLGDEPKRVSCRTWNPEASPFGYHPIGVATLEFERGTIVSYRGSWMSSGPVTPWSGEWTMDCSEGEIIWSSRDHFMGKSGPDRLSLRALDKEAVPVALAPVQYTDRTGTLASIAKVLESGVIPARFSSGEDNLHSLALVQATITSAARGGEWVDIAEIMQ
- a CDS encoding SGNH/GDSL hydrolase family protein, whose product is MKTILAYGDSLTYGADPGGGPRHAYEDRWPTTLEQGLGGKARVIAEGLGGRATAYDDWTAAADRNGARILPTLLDSHKPLDLIIIMLGTNDLKPFVAGSAAYAARGARRLVELTRGHFAATGEAAPQILLVSPPHIVETTNENMLSNFGGLDHLLRESHDFARHYRRHADETGVAFFDAATAAKADPRDGVHLDAANTRAIGAGLVPVVKSILGL
- a CDS encoding FtsB family cell division protein; translation: MTVALLGFQGYLAYSAISGQFGIENREQILADIDVLKSRSAALQAEIDAFRHRSTLMDSRRLDPDIVTERARALLNMANADDIIVMVDPVSGKPLSGKFDELAKDQLNAIIAADSIL
- the pdhA gene encoding pyruvate dehydrogenase (acetyl-transferring) E1 component subunit alpha; the protein is MARKAVATKAKTQSNIPQLTKEQELEAYREMLLIRRFEEKAGQMYGMGLIGGFCHLYIGQEAVVTGITMASEKGKDAQITGYRDHGHMLVMGLDPKGVMAELTGRQGGLSKGKGGSMHMFSNEHRFYGGNGIVGAQASLGTGLGFAAKYKGDGSVSIAYFGDGAANQGQVYESFNMAKLWKLPVVFIIENNKYAMGTSIERSSATTDFSQRGASFDIPGEQVDGMDVRMVYEAAKRAIEHARSGKGPFILEMLTYRYRGHSMSDPAKYRTKDEVTKYRQERDPIEQIKARLLAEGYATEESLKATEAEIRAIVTEAADFATNDPEPDASQLWTDITISA
- a CDS encoding pyruvate dehydrogenase complex E1 component subunit beta, translated to MPQILMPALSPTMEEGKLAKWLVKVGDTVKSGDVLAEIETDKATMEVESVDEGVVKELLVAEGTEGVKVNTPIALVLAEGETASAAPAPQAVAAAEPAPSMVEAEAPVPAPAPSVPAAPAAPAFQAANDPDLPEGVEMVEMTVRQALNEAMAEELRRDKDVFVMGEEVAEYQGAYKITQNLLQEFGPERIIDTPITEHGFAGLAVGAAFAGLKPIVEFMTWNFAMQAIDQIINSAAKQLYMSGGQVTAPMVFRGPNGAAARVGAQHSQDYSAWYSHVPGLTVIAPYSAADAKGLLKAAIRSPNPVVFLENEILYGSTGLVPKVDDFVLPIGKARIARKGADVTIVSFSMGMRYATQATEKLVAAGVDVELIDLRTLRPLDSDTVIASVKKTGRLVTVEEGWPQGGIGAEISARVMEQAFDYLDAPVMRVTGKDVPMPYAANLEKLALPNVDEVIAAVNAVTYRS